DNA from Pseudomonas mendocina:
AGCTCGGTCTGCTGCTCCACCTTGATCTCGCTGACCTCGGCCAACTCGGCGCGGCAGGCATCGAGCTGCGCCAACAGTCCGGTTTGACTCAGTTGGGCATGCTCCAGACGCTCCTGCAGCAGCGCCTGCTCGCTCTGCGCCTGGGTAACCCGGCGTTGTAGCGACCAAAGGCCCGCCAGCAATGGAATCAGCGCGGCGACGGCGCCAATGGCGAGAGAAAGGGGATCGATTGGCATAGACGCTCCATGTTTGACCGCCGAGCAGTATACCCAGCTGACTATTCACACGGGGCCAGCACGGAATCAGCGCGACAGGCGCTCCAATTCCAGTTGCGCACCACGATCACCCGCGCGGGCGGCCTGGCGCAGCAGCTCGTAACCGATACGACGGTCACGGGTATTGCCACAATCACGGCACAACAGTTGGCCCAGGCGACTCTGCGCCTGCACGCAACCTTTCAATGCTGGCTGCTTGAGCAGGTTGCCGGCCAGACGTTTGGCACTGGCCGTCTGCCCAAGGCGCGGGTTGTCGAGCAACCAGAGCGCGACGCGCATGGGAACATTGGGACGGGGCGTGGAAGATGCAGAGAACGGAGCGCGAGGCATAAATACGAGGGGGTGACTGCCGGGGCGCGCCACTCTACTCCTTTTTTTCCAGAGGTAAAGACTTGCCAGAACCGCCCGATTGCGTTCCACGAAATAGGTTCCGCACAATCCACAGAAGCTGTGGATAACTCCGTGAACAACTTGGGAGAAAGAGGTCACAGGCCCGATGCCATGGGGCTCTCAGTCAAACTGTCGATTTTTTCACCAACGAAAAAAATGCATATTTTTCATTGACTTAAAAATCAACCACGGAAAATCAAACGTTTAGCGGCGATTCTGACAGTGAGATGACAGACTGCTTCAGCATTGTGCACAACTCGCTGCGACATATCCGCGCAGCGCTCTGTTTCGGGGCAGCGGAACGCTCAACACTGTGTTCATGCGGGGTGTGGCAACTGCCCTCGCACAAGGAACTGCTCCCAGTGAAACAGCCGTGGCTGATCCGGCGTCTGCGCATGCTTGAATGCCACGTATTCGCCGGTGGTTTCACATAACCAAGCCGTGAGGTTGCGCGGACGCTTTTCCGCGAACGCCCCTGGCACGTAGAGCGCAACATTGCTACCGCCATCCGGGCAGCGCGCCGAGCGGTACTCGAAGGCCTGGATACCCGCCGCACGCATCGCCGCGCCGAGACGCTGGGGTACGCTGTAATCGCTGGGATGGGCTAACAGGGCGCCGTGCTGATCGAATGGCGGCTGTTGCAACTGGATACCGCGCTCGACGCGATAACGCGCTTCGAAGGTGGAGTGCTCGGAAAGGATGCGCCCACTGGGCGGCGGCGTGGCCATACCGTTCCACAGCACGAAACGGTAGTAGGCAGCCTCGGCCATGGCCGTTTCCAGACGCTGAGCGGCATAAAACAGGCTGGGTTCGTGCACGGTGCCAAAACGCGAGCCCCAACGCAGCGGTGGATAACGAAACGGTGTCTTGAGCAGATAGTGCAGAGGCTCGGCGGCCTCGGGCAGTGGCGGCTTGCTGCTCTCGAGCAATTCTTCGAGCAGGGCCTGCTCGGCGAGGTTATCCACCAGTTGTAGGGTCGCGACCTGCGCCTGGCTTTCCACCATGCGCAGCAGTTTGCCGCGCAGCGGCCGAACCTGGCGCTCGCCTTCACATCGTTGCCAGATATCCATGGCAATACCTCCTTAAAGCGTAGAGCCTGCTCAAAGCATCGCGAGCCAGGGTCTGATGCCGTTCACATAGGAAATGGTCTGTGCGATCAGTCGTAGGGTGACCGGGCGACAACCCGTTCGCGAAGCAGCACGCCGCGGCCTTCAAGAAGGCGGGCTGTCAGCAAACCGCGCCGATAATCGGTGCGCATGGCGCACCCTACATGCGCTCAGACCTTGCCGCGAATGGCGTCCAGATACTCGACGACACGCACCAGGCCCTGCACCTGACTCATCTGCTGCAACGGAACGCCAGCCAGATGGCGATTCTCGGTACGCAGAAAATGGCGCATGTCCTGTTGGTTGCCGCCAAACAGGGCGAACAACGCGCGATAGGCGCGTATCAATAGCAGCGCCAGTTCGCCGGTCTTGCTCTGTGGACGCAATCCACCCTGCTCGTTCCAGCGCCCGATGGCACTGCGATGGACGCCGACGATATCGGCCAGCTCCTGCTGGGTAAGCCCCAACTGTTCGCGGGTATTGAGCAAGGCCTTGGCCAGTACCGCATCGGCGTCAGGCTGGCTGCGAGTTACTGCACTCATCATCTCCTCCTACGCGTGTTTTGAACAAAGAAACCTTCGAAAGCTGTAAACACACAATAGCATGGAAAGCTGCTTGGCACCTACCCGAGCATGGGGTACCGTCCTTTGCACTGCATCGGGCAAGGAGAACTCATGAGCCGCCGGCGTTTCTGGCTGAGCATAGGCATCGCAACATTGGCGGTGTTGTCGCTACTGATCTGCTATGCCGGCTATCGCGTGCAGCAACTGCTCGAAGAGCAACATATCGAGCTGGACTGGCACCGATTGAGCCTGTCCTGGCGCGGCCTCCAACTGCATGACGTGAGCCTGACGCAGCACCAGAGCGGTGAGCTGCATGCACAGGTCAAACAATTGCAACTCTTCTGGCTGGCAAGCGAAGCGCCGCGCTATCGCCTCGTCGCACAGGGTCTGCAAATGACCTGGCAACCGGCCCCGGCTGAGGTACAAAACTCGGCAGACAGCGACTTCAGCGCCCTCTTCAGCAACGCGCTCAACACCCTGCCCTGGCTACCACGACAGATTGACGTGCAGGACGCTCATGTCCAGCTGCCCTGCTACAGCGGCCAATGCACAGTCGATGGCGACCTCAGCCTGCAGCATCTGGACGATGCATTGCAGTTGCACCTGCTGCTTGTGCGCGATAGCCACAGCGCAACACTGCAGGGGCAGCTGCAAGGACTCGGCAGTGCTCTGAACAGTCCACGCCAGTTACAGATGACCCTGCACCTCGACGATCAGCAGCAGATGGAGCTGCACAGCGACCTGCTCGCCCAGAACGATGCGCTGCAATGGGCTGGCAACCTGCTGCTCGCCCCCTTGCAGGAAATCGCCTGGGTCGGCGCCTGGCTGAGCGAATGGACGCCGCTTGACGCTACCAACCTGCCAACGACACCGCAGCAGGCCGGCGTCATTGCCCAGTGGCAATTGCAACTACCGCAGACCACTCGCCAACTCGAAGAGCTGCTGGCAGCGCCGGGATGGCTGCGTGTCGACGCACAGCTGCCACAGCCCTGGCCGTTGCCCGGTGTCGGCATGATCAGCGGGGAACTGCAGCTCGACCTGCTCAACACCACAGGCCTGTGGCAAGCCCGCAAGCTGCACGGCAACCTGCAACTCGACACGCAGGACGCGCCCTGGCTCGACTCCCTGCCAAGCGGCTTGCAACCCCGCCAGTTGCAGATGCAGCTCACACCACTGGAGAGCAAACTCGACAACGAACTGGCCGTACAACTGAAGCTCGCCGGACAGGGAGCACTCGAGCTGCAGGCCAATGCCGAGCTCGGCCTGCAACAGGCCCCTGACTGGTCGTTGAACGTGCGCCAGTTGCAACTCGATGCCCGTAGTAAGCGCGTGGATCTGGCAGGCAATCGTGCAGATGGCCTGCAGCTGAACCTGGGCCTGACCGGCAGCGCGAGCACGCAGCAGCTACAACTCACCCTCACAGGCAACTCTCGCCTGGATATCCAACGTCTGCGCAGCAGTGATCTGGAGCTGCAACAGACTCGACTGACACTCGCCAACCTCGGCATTGCTGGAGCGCCAGGCTCACCAACGCTGTCCGGGCCATTGGCGCTGCGCATACAGAGCCTGCAACACCCGCAATTGCAGGCTCAGGGCTGGCAATGGCAAGGCCGAGTGGAAGCCGAGAGCGCCAGCCAGAAGCTCGATGGAGCCCTACTGGCTGACTCGGGGCTGAGCATGGCGCTGAGCCTGAACCATACAGCCGATGCGCTGGGCCTGAATGCCAAGCTCGACGAACTCTTCCTGCGCGCCGGCAACCCGCTGGCGCAAACCCTGGCCAACTGGCCGCCACTGTTGACGCTGGACAATGGCCGCATCCAGGCCGACGCCAGCCTGAATCTGCCCAGCGGCAAGCCCCTGCAACTCAGGGCGAGCCTGAATGGCAAAGGCCTGGCCGGCATCTATGACCGCAGCACGCTGGCCGGTGTGGACGCCGAGCTGCAGTTGCGACTCGCTGGCGACC
Protein-coding regions in this window:
- a CDS encoding sel1 repeat family protein, with translation MRVALWLLDNPRLGQTASAKRLAGNLLKQPALKGCVQAQSRLGQLLCRDCGNTRDRRIGYELLRQAARAGDRGAQLELERLSR
- a CDS encoding RES family NAD+ phosphorylase, with amino-acid sequence MDIWQRCEGERQVRPLRGKLLRMVESQAQVATLQLVDNLAEQALLEELLESSKPPLPEAAEPLHYLLKTPFRYPPLRWGSRFGTVHEPSLFYAAQRLETAMAEAAYYRFVLWNGMATPPPSGRILSEHSTFEARYRVERGIQLQQPPFDQHGALLAHPSDYSVPQRLGAAMRAAGIQAFEYRSARCPDGGSNVALYVPGAFAEKRPRNLTAWLCETTGEYVAFKHAQTPDQPRLFHWEQFLVRGQLPHPA
- a CDS encoding XRE family transcriptional regulator, which encodes MSAVTRSQPDADAVLAKALLNTREQLGLTQQELADIVGVHRSAIGRWNEQGGLRPQSKTGELALLLIRAYRALFALFGGNQQDMRHFLRTENRHLAGVPLQQMSQVQGLVRVVEYLDAIRGKV
- a CDS encoding YdbH domain-containing protein, giving the protein MSRRRFWLSIGIATLAVLSLLICYAGYRVQQLLEEQHIELDWHRLSLSWRGLQLHDVSLTQHQSGELHAQVKQLQLFWLASEAPRYRLVAQGLQMTWQPAPAEVQNSADSDFSALFSNALNTLPWLPRQIDVQDAHVQLPCYSGQCTVDGDLSLQHLDDALQLHLLLVRDSHSATLQGQLQGLGSALNSPRQLQMTLHLDDQQQMELHSDLLAQNDALQWAGNLLLAPLQEIAWVGAWLSEWTPLDATNLPTTPQQAGVIAQWQLQLPQTTRQLEELLAAPGWLRVDAQLPQPWPLPGVGMISGELQLDLLNTTGLWQARKLHGNLQLDTQDAPWLDSLPSGLQPRQLQMQLTPLESKLDNELAVQLKLAGQGALELQANAELGLQQAPDWSLNVRQLQLDARSKRVDLAGNRADGLQLNLGLTGSASTQQLQLTLTGNSRLDIQRLRSSDLELQQTRLTLANLGIAGAPGSPTLSGPLALRIQSLQHPQLQAQGWQWQGRVEAESASQKLDGALLADSGLSMALSLNHTADALGLNAKLDELFLRAGNPLAQTLANWPPLLTLDNGRIQADASLNLPSGKPLQLRASLNGKGLAGIYDRSTLAGVDAELQLRLAGDRLMLEVPSLSAKQIDPGIALGPLQLQASYQASLQRPMAGHLSHQRAELGILGGILRLEPATWALDRPSQLLPLKLSGLDLQELFRVYPAEGLEGYGLLDGTLPLRLGDAISVEQGLIEARAPGGRLRFHSPRIRAMGQANPGMKLVTDALEDFHYDLLSSSLDYDSSGTLRLGMRLHGQNPAIEQGRPIHFTINLEEDIPTLLASLQLTDKVSDIIQQRIQQRMRQRVPQESKE